A stretch of the Tachyglossus aculeatus isolate mTacAcu1 chromosome 6, mTacAcu1.pri, whole genome shotgun sequence genome encodes the following:
- the LOC119930036 gene encoding properdin isoform X1, with protein MRGPGLVFLLLACGSSLPYHVAGQESVLCFSQFDEVMGQCKDLLGAGVSQEDCCLNPNYGFQPQGVQKGSCQSCRPDSLSPIRPASWGPWSAWSPCSRSCGEGSQLRRQRCLGQGQCSGGEGGKPVRWELQACEDRGCCPEAGGWSEWSPWGACSVTCAKGHRTRQRRCDNPAPQCGGSCPGAASESQTCDPQQICPTHGGWGAWGPWAICSASCQGSPSAPTQRRSRSCSAPRPSEHPPGKPCPGNAYEQRSCSSGLPPCPVAGGWGSWAPTGPCSVTCGLGQNREYRPCDRPAPQHGGAACQGEGTRSAVCHTKKPCPVNGWWTEWSSWNDCARPQLQKINCQEVAGQQQRTRTCKGRLHEGHRCPGLHSDFRHCYNINYCKMNGQWADWTSWSLCSPPCGPNPTRSRQRLCTAILPPYPPTYSQVEGLAKKNVTFWGRANPTCSELNGQKLKVEEKRPCLHPPPCQD; from the exons ATGCGTGGCCCAGGACTCGTATTCCTGCTCCTGGCCTGTGGCAGCTCCCTACCCTACCACGTGGCAG GCCAAGAGTCGGTGCTGTGCTTCTCACAGTTCGATGAGGTGATGGGTCAGTGCAAGGATCTCCTGGGGGCTGGAGTGAGCCAGGAAGACTGCTGCCTGAATCCCAACTACGGCTTCCAGCCCCAGGGCGTGCAGAAGGGGTCCTGCCAGTCCTGCAG GCCggactccctctcccccatcaggCCGGCGAGCTGGGGCCCCTGGTCGGCCTGGTCGCCGTGCtccaggtcctgtggggagggctcCCAGCTGCGGCGCCAGCGCTGccttgggcagggacagtgcagcggaggggaaggaggcaagcccGTCCGCTGGGAGCTGCAGGCCTGCGAAGACCGAGGATGCTGCCCAG AGGCCGGCGGCTGGTCGGAGTGGAGCCCCTGGGGAGCCTGCTCCGTTACCTGTGCCAAGGGCCATCGGACCCGGCAGCGACGCTGCGACAATCCCGCACCCCAGTGTGGCGGGAGCTGCCCCGGGGCAGCCAGCGAGAGCCAGACCTGTGACCCGCAGCAGATCTGCCCCA CTCATGGAGGCTGGGGGGCCTGGGGACCATGGGCTATCTGCTCAGCCTCCTGCCAGGGCAGCCCCTCGGCCCCCACCCAGCGCCGGTCTCGCTCCTgctcggccccccgcccctccgaaCACCCCCCGGGGAAACCCTGCCCCGGCAATGCCTACGAACAGAGGAGCTGCAGCTCCGGACTCCCTCCTTGCCCAG tggctgggggctgggggtcgtgGGCCCCCACAGGACCTTGTTCAGTGACTTGCGGCCTGGGCCAGAATCGGGAGTATCGGCCCTGCGATCGGCCAGCTCCGCAGCACGGCGGGGCCGCCTGCCAGGGAGAGGGGACCCGCTCTGCCGTCTGCCACACCAAGAAGCCTTGTCCTG TGAACGGCTGGTGGACGGAATGGAGCTCTTGGAACGACTGTGCCCGGCCCCAGCTCCAAAAGATCAACTGCCAGGAGGTGGCGGGACAACAGCAGCGGACTCGCACCTGCAAGGGCCGGCTGCACGAAGGCCATCGGTGCCCGGGCCTCCACTCCGACTTTCGGCACTGCTACAATATCAACTATTGTAAAA TGAACGGGCAGTGGGCAGACTGGACGTCGTGGAGCCTGTGCTCCCCGCCCTGTGGCCCCAACCCTACCCGCAGCCGCCAACGCCTCTGCACGGCCATCCTGCCTCCCTACCC GCCCACGTATTCCCAGGTCGAGGGTTTGGCCAAGAAGAACGTGACCTTCTGGGGGCGGGCAAATCCCACCTGCTCTGAGCTGAATGGCCAGAAGCTGAAGGTGGAGGAAAAGAGACCGTGcctccaccctccaccctgcCAAGACTAG
- the LOC119930036 gene encoding properdin isoform X2, with the protein MRGPGLVFLLLACGSSLPYHVAGQESVLCFSQFDEVMGQCKDLLGAGVSQEDCCLNPNYGFQPQGVQKGSCQSCRPASWGPWSAWSPCSRSCGEGSQLRRQRCLGQGQCSGGEGGKPVRWELQACEDRGCCPEAGGWSEWSPWGACSVTCAKGHRTRQRRCDNPAPQCGGSCPGAASESQTCDPQQICPTHGGWGAWGPWAICSASCQGSPSAPTQRRSRSCSAPRPSEHPPGKPCPGNAYEQRSCSSGLPPCPVAGGWGSWAPTGPCSVTCGLGQNREYRPCDRPAPQHGGAACQGEGTRSAVCHTKKPCPVNGWWTEWSSWNDCARPQLQKINCQEVAGQQQRTRTCKGRLHEGHRCPGLHSDFRHCYNINYCKMNGQWADWTSWSLCSPPCGPNPTRSRQRLCTAILPPYPPTYSQVEGLAKKNVTFWGRANPTCSELNGQKLKVEEKRPCLHPPPCQD; encoded by the exons ATGCGTGGCCCAGGACTCGTATTCCTGCTCCTGGCCTGTGGCAGCTCCCTACCCTACCACGTGGCAG GCCAAGAGTCGGTGCTGTGCTTCTCACAGTTCGATGAGGTGATGGGTCAGTGCAAGGATCTCCTGGGGGCTGGAGTGAGCCAGGAAGACTGCTGCCTGAATCCCAACTACGGCTTCCAGCCCCAGGGCGTGCAGAAGGGGTCCTGCCAGTCCTGCAG gCCGGCGAGCTGGGGCCCCTGGTCGGCCTGGTCGCCGTGCtccaggtcctgtggggagggctcCCAGCTGCGGCGCCAGCGCTGccttgggcagggacagtgcagcggaggggaaggaggcaagcccGTCCGCTGGGAGCTGCAGGCCTGCGAAGACCGAGGATGCTGCCCAG AGGCCGGCGGCTGGTCGGAGTGGAGCCCCTGGGGAGCCTGCTCCGTTACCTGTGCCAAGGGCCATCGGACCCGGCAGCGACGCTGCGACAATCCCGCACCCCAGTGTGGCGGGAGCTGCCCCGGGGCAGCCAGCGAGAGCCAGACCTGTGACCCGCAGCAGATCTGCCCCA CTCATGGAGGCTGGGGGGCCTGGGGACCATGGGCTATCTGCTCAGCCTCCTGCCAGGGCAGCCCCTCGGCCCCCACCCAGCGCCGGTCTCGCTCCTgctcggccccccgcccctccgaaCACCCCCCGGGGAAACCCTGCCCCGGCAATGCCTACGAACAGAGGAGCTGCAGCTCCGGACTCCCTCCTTGCCCAG tggctgggggctgggggtcgtgGGCCCCCACAGGACCTTGTTCAGTGACTTGCGGCCTGGGCCAGAATCGGGAGTATCGGCCCTGCGATCGGCCAGCTCCGCAGCACGGCGGGGCCGCCTGCCAGGGAGAGGGGACCCGCTCTGCCGTCTGCCACACCAAGAAGCCTTGTCCTG TGAACGGCTGGTGGACGGAATGGAGCTCTTGGAACGACTGTGCCCGGCCCCAGCTCCAAAAGATCAACTGCCAGGAGGTGGCGGGACAACAGCAGCGGACTCGCACCTGCAAGGGCCGGCTGCACGAAGGCCATCGGTGCCCGGGCCTCCACTCCGACTTTCGGCACTGCTACAATATCAACTATTGTAAAA TGAACGGGCAGTGGGCAGACTGGACGTCGTGGAGCCTGTGCTCCCCGCCCTGTGGCCCCAACCCTACCCGCAGCCGCCAACGCCTCTGCACGGCCATCCTGCCTCCCTACCC GCCCACGTATTCCCAGGTCGAGGGTTTGGCCAAGAAGAACGTGACCTTCTGGGGGCGGGCAAATCCCACCTGCTCTGAGCTGAATGGCCAGAAGCTGAAGGTGGAGGAAAAGAGACCGTGcctccaccctccaccctgcCAAGACTAG
- the LOC119930036 gene encoding properdin isoform X3, translating into MGQCKDLLGAGVSQEDCCLNPNYGFQPQGVQKGSCQSCRPDSLSPIRPASWGPWSAWSPCSRSCGEGSQLRRQRCLGQGQCSGGEGGKPVRWELQACEDRGCCPEAGGWSEWSPWGACSVTCAKGHRTRQRRCDNPAPQCGGSCPGAASESQTCDPQQICPTHGGWGAWGPWAICSASCQGSPSAPTQRRSRSCSAPRPSEHPPGKPCPGNAYEQRSCSSGLPPCPVAGGWGSWAPTGPCSVTCGLGQNREYRPCDRPAPQHGGAACQGEGTRSAVCHTKKPCPVNGWWTEWSSWNDCARPQLQKINCQEVAGQQQRTRTCKGRLHEGHRCPGLHSDFRHCYNINYCKMNGQWADWTSWSLCSPPCGPNPTRSRQRLCTAILPPYPPTYSQVEGLAKKNVTFWGRANPTCSELNGQKLKVEEKRPCLHPPPCQD; encoded by the exons ATGGGTCAGTGCAAGGATCTCCTGGGGGCTGGAGTGAGCCAGGAAGACTGCTGCCTGAATCCCAACTACGGCTTCCAGCCCCAGGGCGTGCAGAAGGGGTCCTGCCAGTCCTGCAG GCCggactccctctcccccatcaggCCGGCGAGCTGGGGCCCCTGGTCGGCCTGGTCGCCGTGCtccaggtcctgtggggagggctcCCAGCTGCGGCGCCAGCGCTGccttgggcagggacagtgcagcggaggggaaggaggcaagcccGTCCGCTGGGAGCTGCAGGCCTGCGAAGACCGAGGATGCTGCCCAG AGGCCGGCGGCTGGTCGGAGTGGAGCCCCTGGGGAGCCTGCTCCGTTACCTGTGCCAAGGGCCATCGGACCCGGCAGCGACGCTGCGACAATCCCGCACCCCAGTGTGGCGGGAGCTGCCCCGGGGCAGCCAGCGAGAGCCAGACCTGTGACCCGCAGCAGATCTGCCCCA CTCATGGAGGCTGGGGGGCCTGGGGACCATGGGCTATCTGCTCAGCCTCCTGCCAGGGCAGCCCCTCGGCCCCCACCCAGCGCCGGTCTCGCTCCTgctcggccccccgcccctccgaaCACCCCCCGGGGAAACCCTGCCCCGGCAATGCCTACGAACAGAGGAGCTGCAGCTCCGGACTCCCTCCTTGCCCAG tggctgggggctgggggtcgtgGGCCCCCACAGGACCTTGTTCAGTGACTTGCGGCCTGGGCCAGAATCGGGAGTATCGGCCCTGCGATCGGCCAGCTCCGCAGCACGGCGGGGCCGCCTGCCAGGGAGAGGGGACCCGCTCTGCCGTCTGCCACACCAAGAAGCCTTGTCCTG TGAACGGCTGGTGGACGGAATGGAGCTCTTGGAACGACTGTGCCCGGCCCCAGCTCCAAAAGATCAACTGCCAGGAGGTGGCGGGACAACAGCAGCGGACTCGCACCTGCAAGGGCCGGCTGCACGAAGGCCATCGGTGCCCGGGCCTCCACTCCGACTTTCGGCACTGCTACAATATCAACTATTGTAAAA TGAACGGGCAGTGGGCAGACTGGACGTCGTGGAGCCTGTGCTCCCCGCCCTGTGGCCCCAACCCTACCCGCAGCCGCCAACGCCTCTGCACGGCCATCCTGCCTCCCTACCC GCCCACGTATTCCCAGGTCGAGGGTTTGGCCAAGAAGAACGTGACCTTCTGGGGGCGGGCAAATCCCACCTGCTCTGAGCTGAATGGCCAGAAGCTGAAGGTGGAGGAAAAGAGACCGTGcctccaccctccaccctgcCAAGACTAG